Part of the Vigna unguiculata cultivar IT97K-499-35 chromosome 3, ASM411807v1, whole genome shotgun sequence genome, TGCAACTTCATCAACCGCATCGGTGCCCGCCGCCACCGCCGCCACTCCGCTGACTTCCAATACGACGCGCTCAGCTACGCACTCAACTTCGAAGACGACGCCTCCGACGACAGGTCCGTCGATGATCTCAAGAGCTTCTCCGCCAGATTGCCGCCGTCTCCGCCGCCGAAGACCTCACCGTAACCATCTCTGCGTGAATCGGATGTTGCAGCGGTAGATCTGAAAATGCGACGATAGGAAGCGAAACGGCGGTTGCGGCGTCGTTTTTGGAATAGTTTTTGTCCTGTTGTTTAATTCGCTTTTTTGTAGATAGCATAGCGTCATTGTGATATCCACCAAGGGAAAAAGTGCAATATGCAAAGAAGAGGAATATGAAAAggcaaaaattaaaagaaaaaaaaaagttgagagTGCGaaagtgatgatgatgatgatggcgTGTTTTTTTCACTTCCTCCCTCACTTGTTTGTTTGTTGGATATTTTTTGTGTgcattgaaatttgaaaaaacaatgtGAACTCTGAAGCAGGGATATGGTCGATTCCTAACTGAATCTCTGACAGATGACGACACTATTCTCTTTTGTCTTCTTCTTGTTGCAAACGGTTTTCGGGACTTTGCCAGACTGGGATTTCCAAGAtttctttccttcattttttttcttctgaaaaaTGCTTGCCCCACCAATCCACCATTTTTTTGAGGTTAATAAAAAAACTGAGAATATTTAATTCTTTCGATACAATCTAAGAATATCA contains:
- the LOC114175536 gene encoding uncharacterized protein LOC114175536; protein product: MAEEESTTPGSPHSFNNRLRFSLCFSCCFPHTRVRPKIVRSASLHNKPRTSDFPFPHLKEKCCNFINRIGARRHRRHSADFQYDALSYALNFEDDASDDRSVDDLKSFSARLPPSPPPKTSP